A window of the Calditrichia bacterium genome harbors these coding sequences:
- a CDS encoding tRNA-binding protein, which translates to METINWDDFQKVALCVGTIIDAQEFPEARKPAYKLWVDFGADIGIKQSSAQITAHYCLSELIGKQVIGVVNFPPKQIGPFISECLVTGFHDQNGDVILAIPEKPVPNGTRLL; encoded by the coding sequence ATGGAAACAATCAATTGGGATGATTTTCAAAAAGTGGCGCTGTGCGTCGGCACCATTATCGATGCGCAGGAATTTCCCGAAGCCCGAAAACCCGCATACAAACTTTGGGTAGATTTTGGGGCGGATATCGGCATCAAACAATCATCGGCGCAAATTACGGCGCACTATTGTTTATCAGAACTGATCGGCAAACAGGTAATTGGTGTGGTCAATTTCCCACCCAAACAAATTGGTCCGTTTATATCGGAATGTCTGGTCACCGGATTTCATGATCAAAATGGCGATGTTATTTTGGCAATCCCCGAAAAGCCCGTTCCCAACGGCACCCGATTGCTTTAG